The following coding sequences lie in one Lolium perenne isolate Kyuss_39 chromosome 2, Kyuss_2.0, whole genome shotgun sequence genomic window:
- the LOC127323428 gene encoding uncharacterized protein translates to MCSWEKMSALLYCKLLMAGLWCTGSLRRFRVSLMLYLGREDQKVLPTNGRLCVLKTCSVQFVWRHKILAVHAPKICLKISVVLAARTVASTQQDLGFVHPSG, encoded by the exons ATGTGCAGCTGGGAAAAGATGTCCGCTTTGTTGTACTGCAAGCTGCTGATGGCAGG GCTTTGGTGTACAGGATCATTGAGAAGGTTTAGAGTATCCTTGATGCTCTATTTGGGTAGGGAAGACCAAAAAG TGTTGCCTACCAATGGAAGATTGTGTGTGCTCAAAACTTGCTCCGTGCAATTTGTATGGCGGCATAAAATTTTGGCTGTACATGCACCAAAGATCTGTCTTAAGATTTCTGTTGTACTCGCCGCCAGGACCGTTGCCAGCACTCAGCAAG ATCTCGGCTTTGTACATCCTTCTGGTTGA
- the LOC127323417 gene encoding small ribosomal subunit protein uS13z/uS13y/uS13x, with protein MSLISGEEFQHILRVQNTNVDGKQKIMFALTAIKGIGRRYSNIACKKADIDMNKRAGELTAEELDRVMHVVQNPRSFKVPDWFLNRKKDYKDGKFSQVTSNAVDMKLRDDLERLKKIRNHRGLRHYWGVRVRGQHTKTTGRRGKTVGVSKKR; from the exons ATG TCGCTGATCTCGGGTGAGGAGTTCCAGCACATCCTGCGTGTGCAGAACACCAACGTCGATGGCAAGCAGAAGATCATGTTCGCTCTCACCGCCATCAAGGGTATCGGGCGTCGCTACTCCAACATCGCCTGCAAGAAGGCCGACATCGACATGAACAAGAG GGCTGGTGAGCTTACTGCTGAAGAGCTTGACCGCGTCATGCACGTGGTGCAAAACCCTCGCTCATTCAAGGTCCCTGACTGGTTCCTGAACAGGAAGAAGGATTACAAGGATGGCAAGTTCTCCCAGGTTACTTCCAATGCTGTTGACATGAAGCTGAGGGATGACCTTGAGAGGCTCAAGAAAATCAG GAACCACCGTGGTCTGCGTCACTACTGGGGTGTCCGTGTCCGTGGGCAGCACACCAAGACCACCGGCAGGAGGGGAAAGACTGTTGGTGTCTCGAAGAAGAGATAA